The window TGAACCCAGGGTCCTCGTTGTCGATGATTATCTCTCCCGGTTCTCCGAGGGAGACTGTCTCGACGCCTTTTTTCTCGCCACTGAAAGGAAGGACTTTCTTTTTAAGCTCAAAATCTTCAAGTCCGACAGTTATGACTGATGGTATGTTTTTGGAAATAAGAGTGTTGATCTCGATATTGCCGGGTTGGTAGTCGAGGACGAATCCAAGTTCCCTTGTCTCCCCGGCTTCGAGCCCGATGAACTCTTCCAGTTCATCATCGCGTTCGCTCCTCGGTATCCTGGGACCGAAGAAACCGCCCCGTCCCTGTCCCATCCTTCTTTTCAAGGTTATCCTGAGCAGTCCCCTGACCGGCTCCGGATTACTTATCCGGGCCTTGACCTGGTATCTTTCCCTGTCGCCGTCAAGCACCTTGTATGAATCGATGTTGCCGATCAGGAAACCGGGGAGTTGCCGGCTTTCGTACCAGTCATCGATCTGCGGCGCGAAATCGAAACCGAATCGCTCCCTGATCCTGTCGATAATCTGATCATCGGTCATCGATCCGAAACGGTTCTCTGTTATCAGACCCGAAAGAAAATCGTTGAACTCCTCCTTTCCCAGGATACTTTCCAGGAGGAGAAAGAGATAATCCCCTTTTGCCTTGATCGCGAAATGCGCCAGGTCGCGTTTATCCCTGTCAGACATGATCTGTTGCAGAGTCTTTTCTCCCAGAGCGAGATTTATCCTTTCGTCGGGGGAGAGTCCCGTTATGAATCGTACAAATGAAGAGGGAGTCCCTTCCATCTTGCCGGCGTAATATGCTTCGAGCGCCATATTGAGGACAGGCCATCTTTCAGATCTGATATTGGTCGTGAAGGTAAGGAAGTTGGGAAAGACGTTGTAGCTGGGAGCGAACGCGAATGGATTTTCATTGTCCCCGAAAGAAAAGAATCCGGAACTGCCGGTCAGGGTGGAATTGACGAAACGGGTCAGGTTGTCCGCCTGCTTTTCCGCGGGAGATGTCGTCTCGTTGCTTCTTTCCCTGCGTCTTTCCATCCTTCGCTGGATCCTTCTGAAATCAATAGCCCTGAAAGAGAGGCCTTTCTCGGGAAGAAGGACCAGTTCCGGCTGCACGATCTCCTGAGCGACAGACCACAGGTGCCGGTAGCTGAAAAAATGGGCCGGTACTTCTATCATGGAGAACTGCTCGAAGGGGTAATCCAGCCCGAGTTCGTTTTCGGTCTCCTGTCGAAAATCGCGTATCATCACTCCCAGCGTATCTCCGATCTCGTTGAAATATTCCGAGAAGAAATCGTGCCCCTTCTTTATGTAGATCGAATACTTTATCGAGTCGACGTTTACCGATATGGGGGAATAATCTCCGATCACCAGCGTCATCGCCGGGATCGGGGACAAGGTTCGGAATGACCATTTGCCGGATGAACGATCCTTGCAGAATCCCTGGGAGACCGCGATCAGGTCCTCCCGCGTCTTTACGTCGAGCTTGAAATATATGAAATCCTTCCGTGATATCTCGGGATGCGAAGGGCTGTACCCCGCTCCCGGAGTAGGATACCAGAGCGATTCGGGTGTCAGCAGAAGGAAATCATCGGTCATGTATGAATATCTCTTGCCCGGGCTCACCGGGCCGGCGTTGTCTATCCGGGCTATCTTTTCCCTGTCTTTTTCGAGGATATCTGCATAGCAGGCATCTTCATCGATCGTCCCCCGGTATTCGACTGTGAAGGTGTCAGTAGCTCCCGGAACAAGGGGGGCGGCGGGTGAGATGACAAGCAGTTGGATATTCCTGGAGAATTCGATTTCTCCGCTCAACCCCCGGACCGATTCGACTTTAAGCCCGGGATTGAGCCTGAAGATATATTCGTCTATCACTGATTCGGTCTGGTTCTCGATCTTCAGCGACGCCGTGGCCGAGATCTTTCCTCCAAGATGTTCCATATCTATCCTGCAGATCCTGGGAGTGACGACCGGTCTGTCTACCATCTCGTCTCCGATAGCGGCGATCCGTTCCCGCATCGAGACACCGGCGCTGATATCATTTATATACAGGAAAGCGAGAACAAGAGCGACTGCGAGAAAAGCGACCGCGCTTATCCTTGAGACTGCCGTCATCATCCTAGATTGGGGAAGACGCTTTATCATCAGGATCGTCACGCTTATGAATGAAAGGCCGAGAAAGAAGTAGATCGAGCGGTGCATTATCAGGCGGCAGGTGTCGCTGAATCCGGTGAAGTCCGAGTATAGAAGAGGCATGTTGTACGCCATGTAATCGAAGAGATGGTGAAATTTTTGAGAGAGATAGAAAAGAGTCAGGGCGATATACCCCAGTACCAGTATGAATGTGATCGCCTGGTTTCTGATAAGCACCATCATAAGAAAGGAGAGTCCCAGGATGAAGACCAGGGTCGGCAGGCTGATGATCAGCGGATAGATAAGGTATGATCCCCACATTATGCCTGTATCGCCCAGGATCAGATGCATCGCCAGTGTAACGAGAAGGACGACGAAATTCAGGCAGAGGAAGATCATCAGTATCCCCGTGGTCTTCCCTATGACGTAATCGCCGTTTGTCATCGATCTCATATAGACGACTTCGGTGGTATCAAGCTTCTTGTCTCTTTTGAGAAAGTCGGATGCGAGAAAAACCGCTATGACGGCCTGGACCGTGTTGAGAAGGAGGATGACTACATATGGGACAGTCGAGGGGATCGCTCTCATGCCCCAAGGTAGCGACGTGACGGGAGAGAGGACCGCGAAAGTCCAGAAACCGAGAAACCCTATCGCGATCATCGAAAAGATCCTGAAAAACCAGCTTCGGAACAGTGTCTTGACCTCGATCCTGGCGACAGCCCAGATATTGTAAAGAGAGATCATCGCTTCAGCCTTTCTTTTACGCGGGAAGCGCGCGGCGCGTCGTCGCGGGGCGCGCGAATGTCACGGATCGTCAGTTATTCTTCGTAGTGTTATGCTCCATGAAATAAACATACGCGTGTTCGAGATTCGGATCGATCTCCGTTCCGGGATAACCGTCGAGCTCTTTTCCCACCACGTCGACTTCCCATCCGTTGGTGGAAGGAAAGGTCGAGATCACCGAATATCTGCTTTTAATATCCTCGAGTTCGCTTTCTACAGCTTCGATCCGCCATACGTGCCCCCTGGTCATCGTTATCAGTTCAGTGGGAGCTCCGCGAAAAACGACCCTGCCTCCGTCGAGAAGGGCCATGTTATGGCATGTGCTTGAGATATCTCCGACAATATGGGTCGACAGGATGATAGTCACGTTCCGGTGGCCCATATCGGCTATCAGGTTCCTGAACCTTATTCTCTCTTCCGGATCGAGACCCGTCGTCGGTTCGTCGACTACTATGATCTTTGGATCTCCTATCAGGGCCTGCGCTATACCGAGCCTGCGCTTCATTCCACCCGAGAGTTTGTTTGCCTGCCGGTCCCTGACATCGAAGAGTCCTACCTGTTCGAGCATCTCATCTACCGCCCGGGTCCTTGTGGCCTTATTCTTCAGTCCGGCCAGGCTCGCCACGTAATCGAGGAATTCCCATGTCTTGAGTTTTGAAAAGAATCTGAAATCCTGCGGAAGATAACCGAGCATGCTTCTGATCTCCCGCCTGTTTCTGAGGATGTCGAGACTGCCGAAACTGATATTTCCCGATGAGGCTTTCATCAGTGTCACGAGAATCCGGATCAGAGTGGTCTTTCCAGCGCCATTAGGTCCGAGCAGGCCGAACATTCCACTCCCTATCTCCAGATTCACGTCGTCCAGCGCCCGTTTCCCTCCCTTGTAGACCATGTTCAGTCCGTTTATGGAGATATTCATCCTGTCCTTTCTTTCTGCGTGGCGGTGACGATCAGGGATCGAACAACTAGCATACGTCGAGTCGGTGTTTATAGTTTCAGTCGCTCTTTACCCTGACGCGGTTTCGTCATTATTTCCTGAAAAGCGAAGAAAGATATCCATCGCCTTCATCGCGCGGTCGATCTTTCTGAAAACAGGGATACCCGCATCTTCCATCATCGCTACCGCGGCATCATATATCCTACCCTCATTCATGCATACGATCACCGGTTTCGCCGTTGAATTGAATAGTCTGATCAGGGTATTGGGATGCGAGCTTTCCCTGGTGATATCCTCATCGTGACCGGGCCCCGCTTCGAGGTTCTCCTGGGTAGCTGTCGCGGCGACGTTCGATATGATTATACAGTCGGTGTTCGCGTCGTCTATTATAGCCCGGACGCATTTTCCGAACTCCGCTGTCGTCACAGCGGGAGTAGTGTCGGTCGGATTATGGATATCGATTATGCCGGCAGGGAGATGCTTCCCCAGGTTCGTCCTGGTCGAGGGAGTGAACTGAGCGAGTACCATCGATCCGAGCCTGTCGGCGGCGACTGAGCATTCATAACCTGCGTCGCTGCATATCCCTACCCTGTTGCCGCCCGGATTCCTTGTCCCAAGCAGAGTGAGGACCTTTACCGCATCTTCAATATCTTCGAGAGTATCGGCCTGATAGACACCTTCTTCGGCGAGGAGCCTGTCGAAGATTTCGTGGTCCGTCGCCATTGCCGCCGTATGGGACGCGGCAGCGGCGGCCCCTTCCGCCGTACGTCCCGTCTTGTAGACTATGATCTTTTTTCCTGAACGGATGATCTCTCTTGAGACATCAAGAAATCTTTTTCCCCCGCCCGGCTTGAACCCCTCGAGGTAGAGGCAGAAAAGATCGGTTCCGGGATCGTCCTTGAGGTTTATCATGTAATCGGTGATCGTCAGGTCGATCTGGTTTCCGACCGACACCATGTAGCGTGGCGAAAAGACCGCCGACAGAGTGCTGATAAGAGTGACAAGCCAGGCGCCGCTCTGGCTCAGTACAGCGGTGGAGCGTCCGAATCTTCCATCGAAAGATATCTTGTACCCGGGAAGAAAGAAGGTGTTGTATCCTCCCGGTCTCGATATTATGCCCATGCAGTTGGGGCCGTTGACGACGGTGCCGCCCCCTTTGCCTCTCCGGCTGTCAGATATCGCTTTCCTGATCTTTCTGTCCAGCTCTTTTCCTTCTTCGAGTTCGCCGAATCCCCCCGATATAAGTATGATCGATTCGGTTATGCCCGAACTGATCAGCTCTTCGAGGAGAGCCGCGGCCGCATCGCCCGCCGGGATCGTAAATATCGTCATGTCGATTTTTTCCGGAAGCTCGCCGAGACTTCTGAACGCTCTGCACCCGTCTATCATCGATTCCTCAGGATGGAGGAGTACGATATCATCTTTTCCTATGGAGCTTCCATCAGACCGAAGATTTGCGAGTATCGTTCTCCCCATATTCATCCTGGTCGCCGAAGCCCCTATTATAAGGATTTTTTCAGGCCTTAAAAGCCGGTCGATCTTCTTCTGGGGCGGGAACAGATCATCTGACCGGCGTCTCGATATCTTTGCCAGGGCGTCAAGGGGTACGAGCTTGCCATCGACGGTTATCTGAAGTGGATTGATCTCAAGTTCCTCGATCGTACCGTAGAAGAGCTCAGAGGGGGGAGAGAACGATTCGGCGAGTGAGGCCATGACTGTGAGGGCTTCTTCTATCTTTCCGGTGTCGATGATCGCTCTTGGAGAGATTCTTGTCGAGCCCGAGATGATCGGGTAGAAAAGGGTCTTCTCAAGATACTTCCCGTTATCGGCAGATTCGAGAACGCGTGACGCCGATCTGATGAAGAGTCCTTTTTCATTTTTCAATCCGTCCTGATAGACTTCCGTGCCTGTGCCACCCAGGCCCATTACGATCACGGGGCCGAAAGATCTGTCCTGCCTGAGCGAAAGCAGAAGCTGCCAGGGGATCGATTCATCTATATCGAGCAGTTCCGCGATAAGCATTCCCGACAGTTCAGCGCCGAGTCTGCCCGCGATATTCGAGAAATCATCAAATACCCTGCCCAGTTCCTTTACATCCTTTTCGACAATTGCAATCCCGCCATGCTCTGAACGGTGGGGGATCTGCGGCGATAGCAACTTGCAGATGACCCTGTCTCCCGGTATCGAGGCGAGATCAGCGGTCAGTATCCCGTTTTTTTCTTCAATATTGAGAAATTCGGGAGTATCGAACCCGATAAGCCGGAATATCCGGTATGCTTTATCCTCGAGCAGATGACCCCGGCCCTTATCAAGTTCAACCGAGATTATCTCCCTGACCTTCTCTACCACTGACCTGTCAGTGATCGGGGGCATCGTTTTTATCCTTTTTGTTGTCGATGCACAGGGCGCTTTTCCGGACAAGCCGCTTGTACTTACCGCAATAAAGAGCGGTAAAGGTACGGCACGCTCCACCGAGGTGTTCTTCCTCGGGGAAAGAACAGTAAGGACAATCGGGAGCGCACCATCTCAGAGCGTCCTTGTGGTTCAGCATCTCTTCCTTTGCATCTAAAGAAAAATTCGTTTCTTCCGAGATACAGGTGTAAGGTATTATATTCAAACAGGCCTCTCTTGTCGAATATTAATGAAGAGGTCTTTCGAATCGATTTGCCGACCGGGGAGTCCTTTGCCTTGATGATAGACAGGAAACATATCGAAAAAGAGATCGATGTCCAGGAAAAGATAGTGTCCGGTCTTAAAAAAGAGATATTCGGTTCGGATAAGTCATCCAGTTCAAGTTATATACGCGAGTTTCAGTCTGAGTTCGCCGGTTACAGAAAGATCGTCGGCACTGATGAGATTATCTCAAGGGCCCTTGCCAGCGATATAGTCTACTTCGGCGATTACCACCCTCTCGATGACAGCCAGGAGTGGGTCCTTTTTCTTGTCAGGGAAATGAAAAAAAAGGGAGCCGATGTAGTCCTTGCCCTCGAGATGCTCTATGAATATCAGCAGGAATCGCTCGACAGGTGGATGAAGGGAAAATACAGCGAAAAGGAATTCCTCAGGGTGATCAATTACGATTCGGAGTGGGGGTTCGACTGGGAGAGTTACAGGCGGATATTCGAGATGGCGAAAGAACCCTTCGTCCCTCTTTTCGGGATTGATTATGAACCCCGGGACCAGCTGAGATTCATAAAACGGCGCGACAGGATGATGGCGCGCAAGATACTATCGATAAGACAGTTTTTCCCTGGCCATACTGTAGTCGTAATGGCCGGCGAATCGCACCTCGCTTCATCTCACCTGCCCGACGAGTTGAGGAAGATCTCTGAGGGGAAGCTCAGGGAACTGGTAATAGTACAGAATATTGACGATATATACTGGGATCTTCTTCGCGAAGGACGCGAGGAAGCCACCGCGGTGATGGTCGCAAGGAACAGGTATTGCGTCTTTACCGCCTCCCCGCTTGTCAAGTACCAGTCGTACAGGGATATAATAGAGAAGTGGAGCGATCAGCCGGTCTCCGAAGCTGTGTCGGGTTCGCTGAAAGAGATGGTCGATAATATTTCCGCGATCCTGCTGGGAAAGGGAGAAGCTCTCGAGGTGGAGATCTCCCGGGACTGGGTCGAACCGGTAGAATCGGTCTTTCCCGAGATCCACTTCAGAAAGACTTATAAATCCTTTTCGACTCTTCTCAGGTCGAAAAAGGTCAGCCTTGGAGGACTTCTTGCCGTCAAGCAGGATCTGCGAAGGACCGGTCTGAGCTATTTTCCCGCCTTGAATATATTTTTAATGCTTCATTTCAACCGGATGAGCGCCGCCGTCGAGGCATCGAGGTTTGTCGTCTACGCTATGAGGGGCGAACTGGGAATGTCAGGCAGGATAAGGAGGAGTATAGAGGACAGGTTCTACGCTTTCGTCATAGAGGAGGCTCTTGCCTGGGCTGGCGCGAGGATCATCAATCCAAGGATCGGCGCGGCCTCAGCCGACGATCTTCTCGGCAGGATAGATGAGGCGGGAGAGGTCTCACGGCCGTTGGACGGTTTTTCCATCGGACAGACGCGGGATATCGCGGCGATGTTGAAATACCATTTCAAATGGGAGAGGGAATGGAAGAAGGGGAGCAGGGTCACCTGCAAGCTTGGTGAGATCCACAGGCTCGAGATAAGAAAAAGGCTTTTTATAATCAAGACTCTTGGAAGGACTCTCGGTGATGCGATCCATAAGGGTTATCGCGAGGGGAAGATAAGGCGCAGGGAACTTCTAAGACTTTTCAGGGATAATTTTTCACATAAAGGATCAGGGATCAAGACCTACATGCGATGGGTCGAAAAAACTTCTCCTCAAAGGGATTTTCGATCAGGCGGGAAAGAGGCCGGGTAGCAGTTTTCCGGTTTTTTTTCGTTTTTGTTTGAATTTTTTCCCCGTAACCCCCAAAATCACCGCAATCCTGGCTCTGATCAAGCTTGGCGCCTGCTGTGCCCGGAGCCTGGACTCGGGGAGCAGCGTTCCACTGCGCGGCGCGATCACCCGTTGGCGCGCGTACTGGTCCGTGTGTGAAGTGATCATATAATGAGGGAGAGAGAAATGGAAGATGCCAGGGACCTTGTCGATCAGACAGTTCTTGTAAGGCTTGATTCGACAGAGGGGCTTGAATTTACCGGCATTGAAAAGGACTGCCCCTTTTTCTGCAAGGTGTCGGCAGTCGATGAGATCGGCATCTGGGTCGAGAACAGGAAATTCGTCACCATAGAACTCAAAGATTCCGGCGGTAAGTGCATACCCGTGAATAAACAGAAGGAAGAGATCAATACGGTGAATTTTCTTCTTCCTTGGCGAAAGGTCCTGACTGTAGTAAAATTTCCCGATATCGACCCCGAAAAATTGGAAAATGAGACAGTCGGATCGCTCGACGGAAGCGACAGAAGAATAGGTTTTCTGAAATAGGTTTTTTCTTTAATACAGGACAGGGATCATATTGAGATCTTCTATCGCAAAGATGATCAGGATCCAGGTGCAGAGGATGCGTCCGGGATCGCTAGTCATAATAAGCTTCCTGATCGCCGCGTTTAGTGGAGCGCTACTTCTGGCGATGCCGATATCATCGACTGGAGATTCCCTTCCTGTTGTCGACGCTCTATTTACATCTACTTCAGCTATATGCGTCACCGGGCTCATCGTCGTCGATACGGGCAGTCAGTTCACCATTTTCGGGAAAGGTGTCATCCTGCTGTTGATCCAGCTTGGAGGACTCGGTGTAATGACTTTTTCGGTTTTTCTCTTCCTTTTTCTCGGCAAGAGCCTGGGGATCCGCGAGAGATGGATAGTGACTGAGACTTTCACTCCGGCCCCGATACGCGACGTGCGAAAACTGATCAGTTCGATATTTATCTTCACCTTCATAGCAGAGGGGCTGGGAGCGCTTTCACTTTTTCTCTTCTGGTATAACGATCTCGGATTTTCCCATGCCGTTCGAAAAGCAGTCTTTCATTCCGTTTCTGCTTTCTGCAACGCCGGGTTTTCGACATACAGGACCAGTTTCATCGATTTCAGGACGAGCGCGTGGCTGAATACGACGATAATACTTCTGATAATAGCCGGTGGCCTCGGTTTTCCAGTGATCTACGAATTCAGGAACAGGATAAGGTACCGCAGGGAGCACAGGCGGGTCCCGGTCTCATTGCACACCAAGATGGTACTTTCGACGACGGCAGTGCTTATTTTGACGGGATGGGTCCTGATATTCATTTTCGAAATGGGCGGGGAACTCTCGTCACTTTCCATCAAGGGAAAGCTTTTCGCGGCTCTTTTTCAATCGGTGACGGCAAGAACGGCCGGTTTCAACACTCTTGATATCCCCCTTATGGGACCGGCGGCTCTTTTCGTGATCGTGATGCTGATGTTCGCGGGAGCCAGCCCCGGATCGTGCGGGGGAGGGATCAAGACGACATCCGTCGCGGTCTTCTTTGCGATCCTGAAGGACAAATTCCGGGGGCGCCATGTGATAAGCATGTTCAGGCGGACGATCCCGGATGATATGATTGCGAGGACGCTTTCGATTTTTTTCCTCGCGGTACTGGTCGTTACGGCCGGGCTGATACTGCTTCTGGTGACGGAGATGGATTCGATGAGATCGGGGAGTGAATTTTTCCTCGCCTATCTGTTTGAAGCAGTATCGGCTTTCGCGACTGTGGGCCTTTCCATGGGGATAACCTCAGCATTGACGGCGGGTGGAAAGATCGTACTGATAGTACTGATGCTACTGGGAAGAGTCGGACTTCTCACGGTAGCTTACGTAATAACAAGACAGGAACACGGCAGGCTATTCAAATATGTGGAAGAAAGGGTTATGATCGGATGACCGGCCCGGTCACCGGGGCGAGGAAAGGATCGGAAATGGCTGGAAAATATACAGTGATAGGATTGGGGAATTTTGGCTTCCACGTGACAAGAACGCTGTTCGAGGATGGCCAGGACGTCATGGGTCTTGATATCGATGAAGAGAGGGTGATGGCAATAAGGCCATATTCCACCCAGGCTATTGTCGGTGACGCGACCCAGAAGGAGATGATAAAGACGCTCGGCCTCGAGGAGATGGATGCCGTGGTCGTCGGTATGGGAGGAAGGACCGAGGCCGCGACCCTGATCACGCTGTATCTCAGGGAGATCGGCGTCAAACGTATCATCGTAAAGGCGACGAATCAGGATCACGGAAAGATCCTGACAGCTGTCGGAGCTACCGATATCATCCATCCGGAGAAGGATATAGCGATAAAGATCGCGAAAAACCTCTCTTCGCCCGATATCCTCGATTTCTTTCCGATGTCGGAGGATTATATGATAGCCGAGATCGCTCCGGTCAACAGTTTCGTAGGCAAGTCTCTCGCCGAACTGCAATTAAGATCGAAATTCAATATCAATATTATAGGCATTAAAGAACTCGTGCCTGAGAACTTCGTCCTCGTACCGGCAGCCGATTTCGTGATAAAACACAGCGATATACTTCTTGTCACCGGCAAGCGGACTGATATTAAAAAGCTGGAAGAGATGAGGGAATGACAGCGGTGGAGGCGCTGAAGAGGTCCCGAGCGCGAAAGAGGAGGGGAGAGAGTCGACTTTGAGACAATTCATCGATTGAGGAGGACAGATGAGAAAATCTACGACAGCTGTGATGATCTTTCTTCTGGCGGGAATCCTCTGGCCGCAGGCGATAAGGGCCGGTATGGGCGTCAGGGTCACGGGTGGTTTTACACATATTTCATACGGTGATTTCAACGACTGGATCGACGGGATGAACACTGATATGGCGGGGATCGCCGAAATGGATAATATCACCTGGATCCCCGAATTCGGCGCTGAATACTACTATTCGATCCTTCCTTCACTCGATGCCGGTATCGGGGTCTCGATGATGTCGGCAGGGTGGAATTTCGATTTCATGTACGGAGAGAACGGGATAGAGCTCGATCATACGGTAAAAGCATATCCGGTGACGGCGACGGTCTATTTCAAACCGCCGGTCCCGTTCGTAAGCATGAAACCATACTGCTACGCTGGCGCGGGTCTCTATTATTCGAAGATCACCTTCAGTCACAGGAGGACTCCTTCCGATCCTGTAGCCGGGTATGATGCCGAACTGACAGACCGCGGATTCGGGACTCATCTCGGTCTCGGGATCGAGTTCCCGGTAATGCCGGCTGTGACTTTTGATCTCGGTTTCAAGATCAGATGGGCCGATCTGAAAGGGTTTGAGGGGACAGCTGAGAATCTTGAAGGGGACAGGAAGGATGTATTTCTCGGCAACGATGACGAAGAGGGATTCGGGCCTGCCGATATCTCGGAAAAGGACAATATAAGTGAAGGTTCTGTCGACCTTGGCGGATATTCGTTTTACGTGGGAGTAACTATCGGATTCTGATGGCGATGTTGAGGGACCGCCATTCTGGCAAGACTGAAAGCGAGAGAGAATGGATATCAGGAGATTTCCAAGGACCTTCTGGGCGGCCAACACTATCGAACTTTTCGAGAGGCTCGCCTATTACGGGATGAACGTGATCCTTGTCCTCTACCTCACCAGGAGAGTAGGTTTCAGCGTCGAGTATTCCGCTTCGATAACCGGGATATTCATAGCATCTCTCTATCTGCTCCCAATACCGACGGGGGCGATTTCCGACAAGATCGGTTTTAAAAACGGCCTCTTCATCGCTTTTTCCGTCCTGGCTCTCGGGTACGCGATACTGGGGCTGATTCCGTCAAAGATGACCGTGCTGATCGCCCTCTCCCTGATCGCGGTGGGAGGCGCTTTCGTCAAACCGGTCATCTCCGGTACGATCAAGAAGACATCTCCCGGCGACCTGTCGAGGATCGGGTTCTCGATATTTTATATGGTTGTCAATATTGGCGGATTCACGGGGAAGATCGTCGCCAAGACGCTTCGCCAGGATCTTGGAAGGTGGATAGCCGCTTCGGACTACGCGAGGCTTAAAGACTGGGTGTACGCCAATGTGCCGCCGTTTGAAATATCTGCCAGCCTCGCCGACAGAGCGGCGTCGCAGAATCCGCCGATGACTCCC of the Candidatus Krumholzibacteriota bacterium genome contains:
- a CDS encoding ABC transporter ATP-binding protein codes for the protein MNISINGLNMVYKGGKRALDDVNLEIGSGMFGLLGPNGAGKTTLIRILVTLMKASSGNISFGSLDILRNRREIRSMLGYLPQDFRFFSKLKTWEFLDYVASLAGLKNKATRTRAVDEMLEQVGLFDVRDRQANKLSGGMKRRLGIAQALIGDPKIIVVDEPTTGLDPEERIRFRNLIADMGHRNVTIILSTHIVGDISSTCHNMALLDGGRVVFRGAPTELITMTRGHVWRIEAVESELEDIKSRYSVISTFPSTNGWEVDVVGKELDGYPGTEIDPNLEHAYVYFMEHNTTKNN
- a CDS encoding acetate--CoA ligase family protein, which gives rise to MPPITDRSVVEKVREIISVELDKGRGHLLEDKAYRIFRLIGFDTPEFLNIEEKNGILTADLASIPGDRVICKLLSPQIPHRSEHGGIAIVEKDVKELGRVFDDFSNIAGRLGAELSGMLIAELLDIDESIPWQLLLSLRQDRSFGPVIVMGLGGTGTEVYQDGLKNEKGLFIRSASRVLESADNGKYLEKTLFYPIISGSTRISPRAIIDTGKIEEALTVMASLAESFSPPSELFYGTIEELEINPLQITVDGKLVPLDALAKISRRRSDDLFPPQKKIDRLLRPEKILIIGASATRMNMGRTILANLRSDGSSIGKDDIVLLHPEESMIDGCRAFRSLGELPEKIDMTIFTIPAGDAAAALLEELISSGITESIILISGGFGELEEGKELDRKIRKAISDSRRGKGGGTVVNGPNCMGIISRPGGYNTFFLPGYKISFDGRFGRSTAVLSQSGAWLVTLISTLSAVFSPRYMVSVGNQIDLTITDYMINLKDDPGTDLFCLYLEGFKPGGGKRFLDVSREIIRSGKKIIVYKTGRTAEGAAAAASHTAAMATDHEIFDRLLAEEGVYQADTLEDIEDAVKVLTLLGTRNPGGNRVGICSDAGYECSVAADRLGSMVLAQFTPSTRTNLGKHLPAGIIDIHNPTDTTPAVTTAEFGKCVRAIIDDANTDCIIISNVAATATQENLEAGPGHDEDITRESSHPNTLIRLFNSTAKPVIVCMNEGRIYDAAVAMMEDAGIPVFRKIDRAMKAMDIFLRFSGNNDETASG
- a CDS encoding ChaN family lipoprotein, which produces MIDRKHIEKEIDVQEKIVSGLKKEIFGSDKSSSSSYIREFQSEFAGYRKIVGTDEIISRALASDIVYFGDYHPLDDSQEWVLFLVREMKKKGADVVLALEMLYEYQQESLDRWMKGKYSEKEFLRVINYDSEWGFDWESYRRIFEMAKEPFVPLFGIDYEPRDQLRFIKRRDRMMARKILSIRQFFPGHTVVVMAGESHLASSHLPDELRKISEGKLRELVIVQNIDDIYWDLLREGREEATAVMVARNRYCVFTASPLVKYQSYRDIIEKWSDQPVSEAVSGSLKEMVDNISAILLGKGEALEVEISRDWVEPVESVFPEIHFRKTYKSFSTLLRSKKVSLGGLLAVKQDLRRTGLSYFPALNIFLMLHFNRMSAAVEASRFVVYAMRGELGMSGRIRRSIEDRFYAFVIEEALAWAGARIINPRIGAASADDLLGRIDEAGEVSRPLDGFSIGQTRDIAAMLKYHFKWEREWKKGSRVTCKLGEIHRLEIRKRLFIIKTLGRTLGDAIHKGYREGKIRRRELLRLFRDNFSHKGSGIKTYMRWVEKTSPQRDFRSGGKEAG
- a CDS encoding potassium transporter; translation: MRSSIAKMIRIQVQRMRPGSLVIISFLIAAFSGALLLAMPISSTGDSLPVVDALFTSTSAICVTGLIVVDTGSQFTIFGKGVILLLIQLGGLGVMTFSVFLFLFLGKSLGIRERWIVTETFTPAPIRDVRKLISSIFIFTFIAEGLGALSLFLFWYNDLGFSHAVRKAVFHSVSAFCNAGFSTYRTSFIDFRTSAWLNTTIILLIIAGGLGFPVIYEFRNRIRYRREHRRVPVSLHTKMVLSTTAVLILTGWVLIFIFEMGGELSSLSIKGKLFAALFQSVTARTAGFNTLDIPLMGPAALFVIVMLMFAGASPGSCGGGIKTTSVAVFFAILKDKFRGRHVISMFRRTIPDDMIARTLSIFFLAVLVVTAGLILLLVTEMDSMRSGSEFFLAYLFEAVSAFATVGLSMGITSALTAGGKIVLIVLMLLGRVGLLTVAYVITRQEHGRLFKYVEERVMIG
- a CDS encoding TrkA family potassium uptake protein codes for the protein MAGKYTVIGLGNFGFHVTRTLFEDGQDVMGLDIDEERVMAIRPYSTQAIVGDATQKEMIKTLGLEEMDAVVVGMGGRTEAATLITLYLREIGVKRIIVKATNQDHGKILTAVGATDIIHPEKDIAIKIAKNLSSPDILDFFPMSEDYMIAEIAPVNSFVGKSLAELQLRSKFNINIIGIKELVPENFVLVPAADFVIKHSDILLVTGKRTDIKKLEEMRE
- a CDS encoding outer membrane beta-barrel protein, with protein sequence MRKSTTAVMIFLLAGILWPQAIRAGMGVRVTGGFTHISYGDFNDWIDGMNTDMAGIAEMDNITWIPEFGAEYYYSILPSLDAGIGVSMMSAGWNFDFMYGENGIELDHTVKAYPVTATVYFKPPVPFVSMKPYCYAGAGLYYSKITFSHRRTPSDPVAGYDAELTDRGFGTHLGLGIEFPVMPAVTFDLGFKIRWADLKGFEGTAENLEGDRKDVFLGNDDEEGFGPADISEKDNISEGSVDLGGYSFYVGVTIGF